TCGAAATGGAACAAGCAATATGTGTTAACCTTGCTTATTGGCATTAGCATAGTGTTGTATATGCTTAGGTAGTATGAACTGTGTTCTTGTTATAATTGTACACTTTTGATGAAATTTAATGCAAAATCCTAGTCCTTGATTGCATATATCTGCACATGTATTGATATTACCAGATTAGTCAACATATCCAAACTGTATTTTGACCAACAAATGTCAAAGGTCATGATATAATAAGAAACATACCTCTAATGGGTCTGCACATATAGCTGCACATCTGCATTGCATAATGGGTCTGCACATATGGGTCAAAACTGCAAGTGTCCAAACTGCACAATGCCTAATGGGTCTGCACATATGGGTCAAAACTGCAAGTGTCCAAACTGCACAATGCATAACGGGTCTGCACAATGCATATGGGTCAAAACTGCAAGTGTCCAAACTGCACAATGCATATGGGTCAAAACTGCAAATGTCCAAATCTGTGTATGTTGTCCAAGCTGTAATGACCAAATCTGCACTATGTAATGACCAAAACTGCATAGTATAATGACCAATCAACCAAAATGCATAAAGACCATAAGCAAGACTTATACCATTACATAACCAGCAGTTATAACATTACCAAAAGTTACCCTAAAGAGTTATAACATCGCCACAAGTTATCCTAGAGAGTTATTACATAACTTAAAGTTGTCCAAACAGCCAACAGCACAAAAAGGTCATAAAGACCACAAAAAAGTCAAACGTGTCCATTTATCACAAAAAAGTCAAACTATGACTTTTTAACTACTGCCTTGTATGTTCCCTTTCCATTTGCCAGTTGACTTCACAGTTGACTTTTTAGCTGACTTCTGGCTGGAAATTTTGCTTCCCTCCTGGGTAGATTGCTGAGTTGTTCCTTGTGAAGGTACTGGAGTAGATTGCTGAGTTGTTCCTTGTGAAGGTACTGGAGCAGATTGCTGAGTTGACTTCTGGCTTGACTTTTTTGTTCCCTTCTGTCTCTTTTTAGCAGACCCTACAACATACAAAACAAAAGTAGTTAAAGCCTACAATTGTAGTTAAAGCCTACAATTGTGACCTCTACCCTAAAACAAGTAATTCACCTGCAGTAGATTGTTGATTTCCCCGTTCAATACATTTTCTCTTGTTGTGACCTCTACCCCCACAATTACCACAAGTCATTATCACCCCATGCTTGGTAGGTTTCCCTGGTCTCTTTGGATCCTCTTGAGGATCCCTCTTTCTATTCTTCTTAGGCCTCCCAGGTTGAGATCTTATTGGTGGTGGATCCATAGGGTGGTGAATCTTGGGCCAATACCTTTCACTAGGTATTGGAGGGATTGAGAATTCATAATCCTTCATGTATGTGTCTTTGTGGTAACACACATCAACATACTCTTCTGCATTTTTATGCAAAAACCCAGCTACAGCACAAACATGTTTACATGGATACCCCCTCAAATCCCATTTCCTACATGTGTATGTTCTATTATCTAGATCAACTGAAACATCATCAAAATCCCTGACTTGAAACACATGGTATGATGAGGGATACACCTCACATCTATATGCAGCCTGTTTTGAAAAATCAAGCTTTTCTTAGATTTTAGGGCATATAACATCCCTGGCACTCATTTCTGTTCTTTTAGTAACCAGCCTACTCATGACCTGAATCCTTATGTCCTCTAACATGTGTATAATGTGTTGTGACCTTGCATTGATGATAAAGCCATTAAAAGTTTCAGCCATGTTGTTTACTATAACATCACATTTTGTGTGAGTGTTCAAATAGCACCTGTTGAACCAATTGGGATTTTGCTTCAGTAAGGCCTCTACTGCATCAGGGTTTATGCCCCTCATCTCTTCAATGGCTTGCAAGTAATCAGCTTCACAATAGGCCCTAGTTGATTTCCAAAATAGCTCCTTCAACTCTTCATCTTTGTATGTCTTGTGCCAGTTAGCATAGATGTGTCTTTCACAGTTTCTATGCTCTGCCTTTGGCCATACCATTGCAACAGCATTCAATAGACCCTGCAAAACCAATACAACAGTGTCACAGATAAGTGATGAATAAGCTAATTATTGGTTAGGGAGATCTACCTTTTGCTGGTCA
Above is a window of Helianthus annuus cultivar XRQ/B chromosome 14, HanXRQr2.0-SUNRISE, whole genome shotgun sequence DNA encoding:
- the LOC110906924 gene encoding uncharacterized protein LOC110906924, with protein sequence MRDHYSKIGSYLEVLKKAKPSLTIRLETAPPFINLDPEATCETFFRVFICFDGVKKGFLAGCRKVLCLDGCFLKTFLGGMLLTAVGRDGNDQMFPLALAAVEGEKNESWEWFMDELRQFLGVNDDGESWTFIPDQQKGLLNAVAMVWPKAEHRNCERHIYANWHKTYKDEELKELFWKSTRAYCEADYLQAIEEMRGINPDAVEALLKQNPNWFNRCYLNTHTKCDVIVNNMAETFNGFIINARSQHIIHMLEDIRIQAAYRCEVYPSSYHVFQVRDFDDVSVDLDNRTYTCRKWDLRGYPCKHVCAVAGFLHKNAEEYVDVCYHKDTYMKDYEFSIPPIPSERYWPKIHHPMDPPPIRSQPGRPKKNRKRDPQEDPKRPGKPTKHGVIMTCGNCGGRGHNKRKCIERGNQQSTAGSAKKRQKGTKKSSQKSTQQSAPVPSQGTTQQSTPVPSQGTTQQSTQEGSKISSQKSAKKSTVKSTGKWKGNIQGSS